A region of Vigna radiata var. radiata cultivar VC1973A chromosome 10, Vradiata_ver6, whole genome shotgun sequence DNA encodes the following proteins:
- the LOC106775039 gene encoding serine carboxypeptidase-like 11, with amino-acid sequence MEMLERETPLKMVNFSASYSNYSFMCYGLLLLLLLSLFFFQFAWCGSTVKFLPGFEGPLPFVLETGYVGVGESEDVQAFYYFIESENNPKEDPLMLWLTGGPGCSALSGLVLEIGPLGFKYEEYDGILPNLFYRQHSWTKVSSIIFVDLPVFTGFTYATTESAAQRSDWILVHQLHQFLRKWLIDHPTFLSNQVYIGGDSYSGIPIPVIVQEISQANEKGVQPWINLQGYLLGNAATTGSEYNYRIPFSHGMGLISDELYESLQKNCKGEYTKVDEKNVLCSRDMESFNEVLSGVNTAHILDPSCEWLDTETSSPIKKYPSTNFLNTRLKLPSLSCRSYVYFLCGLWANDENVRTALHIRQGSIGKWRRCTFDIPHKKDIPSSFEYHVNLSRMGYRSLIYSGDHDLLVPFLASQAWVKSLNYSIVDDWRQWYTNGQVAGYTRTYSNRMTFATVKGGGHTAPEYKPEQCLAMYSRWLSNRAL; translated from the exons ATGGAAATGCTCGAAAGGGAAACACCATTAAAAATGGTTAACTTCAGTGCAAGTTACAGTAATTACAGTTTCATGTGTTACGGCCTTCTACTTCTCCTTCTTTTATCACTGTTCTTCTTTCAATTTGCATGGTGTGGCTCCACGGTTAAGTTCCTTCCTGGATTCGAGGGACCCCTTCCTTTCGTCCTTGAAACCGG ATATGTGGGAGTGGGTGAATCTGAGGATGTGCAGGCATTCTACTATTTTATTGAGTCAGAAAACAATCCAAAGGAGGATCCTCTCATGCTTTGGCTCACTGGTGGCCCTGGTTGCTCAGCCCTCTCTGGCCTTGTCTTAGAAATAg GTCCTCTTGGTTTTAAGTATGAGGAATATGATGGAATCCTCCCAAATTTGTTCTATAGGCAACACTCATGGACTAAG GTGAGTAGCATTATATTTGTAGACTTGCCAGTTTTCACTGGATTCACTTATGCCACGACAGAGTCTGCTGCTCAACGAAGTGACTGGATACTTGTTCACCAGCTCCATCAATTTCTAAGGAAG TGGCTGATTGATCATCCAACTTTTTTGTCAAACCAAGTTTACATTGGCGGCGATTCTTACTCTGGCATTCCTATTCCAGTGATTGTTCAAGAAATTTcacaag CAAATGAAAAAGGGGTACAACCATGGATAAATCTCCAG ggATACCTGTTAGGGAATGCTGCTACTACTGGAAGTGAATATAATTATcgaattcctttttctcatggaATGGGACTTATTTCCGATGAACTGTATGAg TCACTACAAAAAAATTGCAAAGGAGAGTACACAAAAGTAGacgaaaaaaatgtattatgtTCTAGAGATATGGAGTCATTCAACGAG GTTTTATCAGGAGTTAATACTGCCCATATTTTGGACCCATCATGTGAGTGGCTTGATACTGAAACATCATCACCGATTAAAAAATATCCCAGCACGAATTTTCTAAATACTCGTCTCAAATTGCCATCCTTGAGCTGTCGA AGTTATGTATACTTCCTCTGCGGTTTATGGGCCAATGATGAAAATGTTCGCACTGCATTACATATCCGTCAG GGAAGTATAGGAAAATGGCGTCGTTGTACGTTTGATATACCTCACAAGAAGGATATCCCAAGCAGTTTTGAGTATCATGTAAATCTCAGCAGAATGGGCTATCGTTCGCTCATATACAG TGGCGATCATGACCTTTTGGTTCCTTTCTTGGCAAGTCAAGCATGGGTCAAATCTTTAAATTACTCCATTGTGGATGATTGGAGACAATGGTATACAAATGGCCAAGTTGCAGG ATACACCAGGACTTACTCCAATCGAATGACATTTGCAACTGTGAAG GGTGGAGGCCACACAGCTCCAGAGTACAAACCTGAACAATGCCTTGCCATGTACAGTAGATGGCTATCTAACAGAGCTTTGTAA